A region of Sphingomonas crusticola DNA encodes the following proteins:
- the galE gene encoding UDP-glucose 4-epimerase GalE, which yields MSEGKPRSILVTGGAGYIGSHAILALDEAGYQVTVIDNLSTGFRFAVPAHIAFYEGDIADRALLDRIIAERGVEAIMHFAGSIVVPESVTDPLKYYRNNTVASRVLIEAAVENGITRFVFSSTAAVYGEPADTVAIVETTPTAPINPYGASKLMTEWMLRDVANAHDFRYVALRYFNVAGADPNGRTGQSTAGATHLIKVASEVLAGKRDGIAVFGNDYPTPDGTAVRDYIHVSDLAAAHVLALDYLFAGGASLVANCGYGQGFSVSEVLDAVEATMGRSVNRHIAPRRAGDPPMLVADSALIRSRLAWQPKWRDLALIIRHAVAWEEKLLSTRTPVSTIA from the coding sequence ATGAGTGAAGGCAAGCCTCGTTCGATCCTCGTAACCGGGGGTGCAGGCTATATCGGCAGTCATGCGATCCTCGCGCTGGACGAGGCGGGCTACCAGGTTACCGTCATCGACAATTTGTCGACCGGGTTCCGCTTCGCGGTACCTGCTCACATTGCCTTTTACGAAGGCGACATCGCCGATCGTGCGCTGCTGGATAGAATAATCGCGGAGCGCGGGGTCGAAGCCATCATGCATTTTGCCGGCTCGATCGTCGTGCCGGAATCCGTGACGGACCCGCTCAAATATTATCGCAACAATACCGTTGCCAGCCGTGTGCTGATTGAGGCCGCCGTCGAAAATGGCATAACGCGCTTCGTTTTTTCGTCGACCGCGGCCGTCTATGGCGAGCCCGCCGACACGGTCGCGATCGTCGAGACGACGCCGACCGCGCCGATCAATCCCTATGGCGCATCCAAGCTGATGACGGAATGGATGCTGCGGGACGTCGCGAACGCACACGACTTCCGCTATGTGGCATTGCGCTACTTCAACGTTGCGGGCGCTGATCCAAATGGCCGGACTGGCCAGTCCACCGCCGGCGCCACCCATCTCATCAAGGTCGCGTCGGAAGTGCTTGCCGGCAAGCGGGACGGGATCGCGGTCTTCGGCAACGATTATCCGACTCCCGATGGAACCGCGGTCCGCGACTATATCCACGTCAGCGATCTTGCAGCTGCCCATGTGCTGGCGCTCGACTACCTCTTTGCGGGCGGCGCTTCGCTCGTGGCGAACTGCGGTTATGGGCAGGGATTCTCGGTCAGCGAAGTGCTCGACGCGGTCGAAGCCACGATGGGACGCAGCGTCAACCGCCACATCGCGCCGCGGCGCGCTGGCGACCCCCCGATGTTGGTCGCCGACAGCGCCCTGATCCGTTCCCGCTTGGCCTGGCAGCCGAAGTGGCGCGATCTGGCCCTGATCATCCGTCATGCGGTGGCCTGGGAAGAGAAGCTGCTGTCGACCAGGACCCCGGTTTCGACAATAGCGTAA
- a CDS encoding glycoside hydrolase family 16 protein, with protein MTHSASGDIVFRRGIIGAALLAMLVAVLAVGWQRVSGASPATPPLNIADYRLTFAEEFDSLDLSAWGPGTRWIAHTPWKGDFGDARFLDPGPNGPAQASGGVLSITMRRGADGKWGSGLLASVDPAGKGFTQSGGYFEMRAQFPEGAGVWPAFWLASLGAPGDLKPEVDAVEYYGQDNKNYYVNLHLWQNGKDLYQRSARVAITPGMATSGFHLYGVSVAGDFVTFYLDRQQVAQIASRPEFMQPMMMLANLAAGGGWPIGGIPDPSTMQIDYIRAYQPNSAG; from the coding sequence ATGACCCATAGCGCAAGTGGTGATATCGTTTTCCGACGTGGCATCATTGGAGCCGCGCTGCTGGCAATGCTGGTGGCAGTGCTTGCTGTCGGATGGCAGCGCGTATCGGGCGCCAGCCCCGCGACGCCACCGCTCAATATCGCCGATTACCGGCTGACGTTCGCCGAGGAATTCGACTCGCTCGATCTCTCGGCCTGGGGGCCGGGGACCCGTTGGATCGCGCATACGCCGTGGAAGGGAGACTTCGGTGATGCGCGTTTTCTCGACCCCGGACCGAACGGCCCGGCCCAAGCCAGCGGGGGCGTGCTGTCGATTACGATGCGACGCGGTGCTGATGGTAAATGGGGATCCGGTCTGCTTGCTTCGGTGGACCCGGCAGGCAAGGGCTTCACGCAATCGGGCGGCTATTTCGAGATGCGCGCGCAGTTTCCGGAAGGCGCGGGCGTCTGGCCGGCATTCTGGCTGGCCTCGCTCGGCGCCCCAGGGGACCTCAAGCCCGAGGTCGATGCAGTCGAATATTACGGGCAGGACAATAAGAATTATTACGTCAATCTGCATCTCTGGCAGAATGGTAAGGACCTCTATCAACGCAGCGCGCGCGTAGCGATCACGCCCGGTATGGCGACCAGCGGCTTTCATCTTTACGGCGTATCCGTCGCGGGGGATTTCGTGACCTTCTATTTAGACCGCCAGCAGGTGGCCCAGATCGCGTCACGGCCGGAATTCATGCAACCGATGATGATGCTTGCCAACCTTGCGGCGGGCGGAGGGTGGCCGATCGGCGGAATCCCCGATCCGTCGACGATGCAGATCGATTATATTCGCGCCTATCAGCCAAATAGCGCCGGCTGA
- a CDS encoding CpsD/CapB family tyrosine-protein kinase, whose amino-acid sequence MARALHEFGSGKGDMPPDLGDLLVRLGLISPEQAEEVAKAQGEGGRPYGEVAVELGLISAQDLRQLMAARRAQAGTLDHSLFHQDIVVAHRPRSSHAEDFRSLRNALSLRWFKHSEGARSLAIISANRKEGRSTCAANLAVCFAQIGLRTLLVDADMRSPRQHELFGVNDRVGLASYLKGLSGDSAYPNIGDPATLSVLPVGDAPADTHELLLGPPLVELIGAAEKNCDVILFDTPAACESNDYQTIASACGGALVVTRAGESRVRPTARLINDCEDLGIKVVGATMMAD is encoded by the coding sequence ATGGCGCGAGCCCTTCATGAATTCGGCAGCGGCAAGGGGGATATGCCTCCCGACCTTGGCGATCTCCTCGTGCGACTGGGACTTATCTCGCCTGAGCAGGCCGAGGAGGTCGCCAAGGCGCAAGGGGAAGGCGGGCGTCCCTATGGCGAAGTGGCCGTCGAGCTTGGCCTGATTTCGGCGCAAGATCTCCGCCAGCTCATGGCGGCGCGTCGCGCCCAGGCCGGAACGCTGGATCATAGCCTGTTTCATCAGGATATCGTGGTCGCCCACCGCCCCCGCTCCAGCCACGCCGAAGACTTTCGCTCGCTGCGCAATGCTTTGTCGCTGCGCTGGTTCAAGCATTCCGAAGGCGCACGCTCGCTCGCCATAATCAGCGCGAACCGCAAGGAGGGCCGTTCCACGTGCGCCGCCAACCTCGCAGTATGCTTCGCGCAGATCGGGCTGCGGACGCTGCTCGTGGACGCCGATATGCGATCGCCGCGCCAGCACGAGCTGTTCGGCGTGAATGACCGGGTTGGGCTGGCCAGCTATTTGAAGGGGCTGTCGGGGGACTCCGCCTATCCCAACATCGGCGATCCGGCGACCTTGTCGGTGCTACCGGTGGGCGACGCGCCGGCGGATACGCACGAATTGCTGCTCGGGCCGCCGCTCGTCGAATTGATCGGCGCCGCCGAGAAGAATTGCGACGTGATCCTGTTCGATACGCCGGCGGCTTGCGAGAGCAACGATTACCAGACGATCGCCTCCGCCTGCGGCGGCGCATTGGTGGTGACGCGCGCAGGGGAAAGCCGCGTTCGCCCGACCGCGCGGCTGATCAACGATTGCGAGGATCTCGGCATCAAGGTCGTCGGCGCCACGATGATGGCCGACTGA
- a CDS encoding GNVR domain-containing protein: MTFLQFLYLLRARMGAIVIAAAIGAMLAIGWIFASARTFDATAQLLVNVRAPETVGSQSFADQLAPDYLSTQVDIIRSRRVALAVVKALGLDTDAKQRAAFRASKSSSFQDFLINRIRAGLSVAPVSTSRVVSLTYSAADPQFAAAAANAYASAYQDTNLKLQTEPARQSVASYEAQARAVQDQIAEAQRALSEKERFLAITSDSDQSDAEINRLNSLSGQLATAQAEAATLGARASNGALPDAIASPVTQGIQGELAKLEAQRAQLASYAGPNNLDLIQINRQIAALRDQLSQQHRLVAQSASAAAAQGGMSVGRLSAEVAAQRGRAIGARANRDAVALLKDQVANLKQTYEQIVTRRAQLGILSEGSQTNVSVLSFATTPVKPAWPRPFVMLALGLVAGTFAGIGYSIIAEMADQRLRKVEDIEAWLGVRSLGAIRRGAHEPRRRLMSGVGRLLPLPGRSY; this comes from the coding sequence ATGACCTTCCTGCAATTTCTTTATCTGCTCCGCGCAAGGATGGGAGCGATCGTCATCGCGGCCGCGATCGGCGCAATGCTGGCCATCGGCTGGATTTTTGCCAGCGCCCGCACCTTCGATGCCACTGCGCAATTGCTGGTGAATGTACGCGCTCCGGAGACGGTGGGCAGTCAGTCGTTCGCGGACCAGCTCGCGCCGGACTATCTGTCCACCCAGGTCGACATCATCCGCAGTCGCCGTGTTGCTCTCGCGGTGGTCAAGGCGCTTGGCCTCGACACCGATGCGAAACAGCGCGCGGCGTTTCGCGCGAGCAAAAGCTCCTCCTTCCAGGACTTCCTGATCAATCGCATCCGCGCCGGCCTTTCGGTCGCGCCGGTATCCACCTCGCGTGTCGTGTCGCTGACCTATTCGGCCGCGGATCCGCAATTCGCTGCCGCTGCGGCCAATGCCTATGCCAGCGCCTATCAAGATACGAACCTGAAGTTGCAGACGGAGCCGGCGCGGCAGTCGGTCGCATCCTACGAGGCACAGGCGCGGGCGGTGCAAGATCAGATCGCCGAGGCCCAGCGGGCCTTGTCCGAAAAGGAGCGCTTCCTGGCGATCACGTCCGATAGCGACCAGAGCGATGCGGAGATCAACCGCCTCAACAGCCTGTCTGGCCAGCTCGCCACCGCGCAGGCAGAGGCGGCGACATTAGGCGCTCGCGCGTCTAACGGCGCGCTGCCCGACGCGATCGCCAGCCCGGTCACGCAAGGCATCCAGGGCGAGCTTGCCAAATTAGAGGCGCAGCGTGCCCAGCTCGCGAGCTATGCCGGCCCCAACAACCTCGATCTGATTCAGATCAACCGCCAGATTGCAGCCCTGAGGGACCAGCTTTCGCAGCAGCACAGGCTGGTTGCGCAAAGCGCCTCGGCCGCGGCCGCGCAAGGCGGCATGAGCGTAGGGCGGCTTTCCGCTGAGGTCGCCGCCCAGCGCGGACGGGCGATCGGGGCGCGCGCCAATCGGGATGCGGTGGCGCTACTCAAGGATCAGGTCGCCAATCTCAAGCAGACCTATGAGCAGATTGTCACGCGGCGCGCGCAGCTTGGGATTTTGAGTGAGGGCAGCCAGACGAATGTGTCGGTGCTGTCTTTCGCGACAACGCCGGTAAAACCGGCATGGCCGCGCCCCTTCGTCATGCTGGCCTTGGGCCTGGTCGCCGGCACGTTCGCGGGCATCGGCTATTCGATTATTGCGGAAATGGCCGACCAGCGGCTGCGCAAAGTGGAGGATATTGAGGCGTGGCTGGGCGTGCGCAGCCTGGGCGCGATCCGGCGCGGCGCCCACGAACCGCGCCGGCGCCTGATGAGCGGGGTCGGGCGGCTCCTTCCGCTGCCAGGAAGGTCTTATTGA
- a CDS encoding polysaccharide biosynthesis/export family protein has translation MRRDLTRFLHLVILLAAVLATGMAGAIAPASDDYRIGRGDVLKITVYRAADMESTVRVSDQGEIVFPAIGAIDVAEKTAAEVAGIVAAGLKSRGIFLDPSVNVMVVEFHSKTVSVLGAVLKPGEIILDRPNLTIAEVLARAGTTFTAASGFVSVVDPGGAREQFDLVDLASGGHNRIARPGEVLFVQAPPTFYIRGEVIRSGEYPVTAGLTVGQAIAIGGGLTDRGSAARVRIERHGADGALIVQRSVKGGVSVQPGDLLIVGSRLF, from the coding sequence TTGCGGCGCGACTTAACGCGATTCCTTCATCTGGTGATCCTGCTCGCCGCCGTGCTCGCCACGGGCATGGCCGGAGCAATCGCTCCTGCGTCCGACGATTACCGGATTGGCCGCGGCGATGTGCTGAAGATCACGGTCTATCGTGCCGCGGACATGGAGAGCACGGTCCGTGTATCCGACCAGGGTGAGATAGTGTTTCCCGCGATCGGCGCGATCGACGTGGCGGAGAAGACTGCGGCGGAAGTGGCCGGCATCGTCGCGGCCGGGTTGAAGTCTCGCGGCATCTTCCTCGATCCGTCCGTCAATGTCATGGTCGTGGAGTTTCACAGCAAGACCGTCTCCGTACTCGGCGCGGTGCTGAAGCCCGGCGAGATCATACTCGACCGACCCAATTTGACGATAGCCGAAGTCCTTGCCCGGGCGGGGACGACCTTCACGGCAGCATCAGGCTTCGTATCCGTCGTGGATCCAGGCGGAGCGCGCGAGCAGTTCGATCTGGTCGATCTGGCTTCCGGCGGCCATAATCGCATCGCGCGTCCGGGCGAAGTTCTCTTCGTGCAGGCGCCACCCACCTTCTACATCCGGGGCGAAGTGATCCGGTCCGGGGAATATCCGGTCACGGCCGGCCTGACCGTCGGCCAGGCAATCGCGATCGGCGGCGGGCTGACCGACCGGGGCAGCGCTGCGCGAGTCAGGATCGAGCGGCATGGCGCGGATGGCGCGCTGATCGTCCAGCGATCGGTAAAAGGCGGCGTTTCGGTTCAGCCTGGCGACCTGTTGATCGTCGGGTCACGATTGTTTTGA
- a CDS encoding sugar transferase, with protein sequence MNENSTARSSCFDETYLLDGSPVENTADPWVAGTGIERPLSHLPGHDQLSSRFGVAHGKLDRAFFRLADVVIAGVAIIIFLPLLLLIAILMQVTSPGPLLFVQQRVGRAGAMFPCLKIRTMHVNASEMLTRLLEQDPDARAEWAKDFKLRVDPRITPTGGILRKSSLDELPQLFNVLVGHMSIVGPRPIVPAEIERYGLHFADYCSVRPGLTGLWQVSGRNDISYAERVQLDRRYAASKSLSLDLTIMLRTVPAMLRARGCY encoded by the coding sequence ATGAATGAGAATTCTACTGCACGATCGAGCTGTTTCGATGAGACTTATTTGCTCGACGGCAGTCCGGTCGAAAACACGGCGGATCCGTGGGTTGCCGGCACCGGTATCGAAAGGCCGCTCAGCCATTTGCCCGGTCACGACCAGCTATCGTCACGGTTCGGCGTGGCCCACGGCAAGCTCGATCGCGCTTTCTTCCGATTGGCGGACGTCGTGATTGCCGGGGTGGCGATCATCATTTTCCTTCCGCTCCTCCTTCTGATCGCGATTCTCATGCAGGTAACCAGTCCGGGGCCTCTGCTGTTCGTTCAGCAACGCGTAGGCCGTGCGGGGGCGATGTTTCCGTGCCTCAAGATACGCACGATGCACGTGAATGCGTCCGAGATGCTGACACGTCTGCTCGAGCAGGATCCGGACGCGCGCGCGGAGTGGGCCAAGGACTTCAAGTTGCGCGTCGATCCCCGGATCACCCCCACCGGCGGCATTCTTCGCAAGAGCAGCCTTGACGAGCTTCCGCAGCTTTTCAACGTGCTGGTCGGGCATATGAGCATCGTCGGCCCCCGTCCGATCGTCCCGGCGGAAATCGAGCGATATGGCCTGCATTTCGCAGATTATTGCTCGGTGCGGCCCGGCCTGACCGGTTTGTGGCAGGTGAGTGGCCGCAACGACATTTCCTATGCGGAACGGGTGCAGCTCGACAGGCGATACGCCGCGAGCAAGTCGCTGTCGCTCGATCTCACCATCATGTTGCGTACAGTGCCAGCCATGCTGCGAGCACGTGGCTGCTATTGA
- a CDS encoding outer membrane beta-barrel protein: MGVHVTSAPEKMAGRERKDRFRIGWQAAALALASGLIFPVHAADFTISGHAETWQDDNLFRKPDPDRQSDRIYAASLGGMLRLNGKGMTGDIGGELNRSWFGRNDYLNNNGYIVTGSVTRPKGRLTFDLSASRQRRLSDFSEIFSSGKNMQTFTQADGQMRLALAGDFRAVIGGSLMRNENSSALAAGYNTSGAIAGLGYYPSTGNYITLLFQRSTSRGIGRQPVHIAGNEQIYRQDYAESRIGVAIHYQYSALLLLDGRIGHLSRDDKSIFNKNFSGLVGDVSVTWRPRRTIEFVARTGRQLQSDGYIYSDSIRQDFVTLLAGSAVTNCLQAELSGSYAREHFVYDVLAPQPVEPRTDRLWRLKGGLSYALSSRIALRLDGRREWRHSTENSYRYTATAAILGLKITLGQDKKMSR, from the coding sequence ATGGGCGTGCATGTGACTTCCGCGCCTGAAAAAATGGCTGGCAGAGAAAGGAAGGACCGATTCCGGATTGGTTGGCAGGCGGCGGCGCTGGCTCTCGCCTCGGGGTTGATCTTTCCGGTGCACGCCGCTGACTTCACGATCAGCGGCCACGCCGAGACATGGCAGGACGACAACCTCTTCCGCAAGCCGGACCCAGACCGCCAGTCGGACCGGATCTACGCCGCCAGCCTCGGCGGAATGCTCCGCCTGAACGGTAAAGGGATGACCGGAGACATCGGAGGGGAACTGAACCGAAGCTGGTTCGGACGGAACGATTATCTCAACAATAACGGCTACATCGTCACGGGAAGCGTAACCCGGCCAAAGGGGCGGCTGACGTTCGATTTGAGCGCGAGCCGTCAGCGGCGGCTCAGCGATTTCTCCGAAATCTTCTCCAGCGGGAAGAATATGCAGACCTTCACCCAGGCCGATGGCCAGATGCGGCTCGCCTTAGCCGGCGATTTTCGCGCGGTTATTGGCGGATCGCTGATGCGCAACGAGAACTCATCCGCCTTGGCTGCTGGTTATAATACCAGCGGAGCGATTGCGGGGCTGGGCTATTATCCCTCGACCGGCAATTACATCACCCTGCTCTTTCAGCGATCGACCAGCCGGGGCATCGGCCGCCAGCCTGTCCACATTGCGGGCAACGAACAGATTTATCGCCAGGATTATGCCGAAAGCCGTATCGGTGTGGCGATCCACTATCAGTACTCGGCGCTGCTGCTATTGGACGGGCGGATCGGCCATCTCAGCCGCGACGACAAATCGATCTTCAACAAGAATTTCTCCGGGCTTGTCGGCGATGTTTCTGTCACCTGGCGCCCGCGGCGTACGATCGAGTTTGTCGCCCGAACTGGTCGCCAGCTTCAGTCTGACGGCTATATTTATTCGGACTCGATACGGCAGGATTTTGTCACGCTGCTTGCCGGATCTGCGGTTACCAACTGTCTGCAGGCGGAACTGTCCGGTTCTTATGCGAGAGAGCATTTCGTCTATGACGTCCTCGCGCCTCAACCGGTCGAGCCGAGAACTGATCGGTTGTGGCGGCTGAAAGGCGGCCTGTCCTACGCCCTGTCGAGCCGCATCGCGCTTCGCTTGGATGGCCGCCGCGAGTGGCGCCACTCGACCGAAAACTCGTACCGCTATACCGCGACCGCCGCCATCCTTGGCCTTAAAATCACGCTTGGACAGGATAAGAAGATGTCCAGATGA
- the rodA gene encoding rod shape-determining protein RodA, with the protein MSDNSLVPRSVARMPWGLLLVVTMLTGFGLLVLYSAASGRLMPWALPQGVRFLAFLGGALILSRLSEQQLKDIAWPIYLLLLLLLFGVEALGAVSGGSRRWLDLKIIRLQPSELMKPAIVLVLARFYDMMPAAEVRRFSAIWPAALLIGAPFLLVLVQPDLGTALMIAFGGVVAMYLAGVPKRLFIGAAVAVAALTPIALHAMHDYQRRRIEIFLSPESDPLGAGYHIIQSQIAIGSGGITGKGFLRGTQSHLDYLPEGHTDFVFATMAEEWGLLGGLGIILAYGFVIGWGMRVAMRARSRFGRIAGAGLASTIFFYVAINLLMVMGLAPVVGIPLPLVSFGGSAMMTVLICLGLLMAIDRQGRARNR; encoded by the coding sequence TTGAGTGACAATTCGCTTGTCCCGAGATCGGTCGCCCGCATGCCGTGGGGGCTGCTGCTGGTCGTGACCATGCTCACCGGCTTCGGCCTGCTCGTCCTCTATTCGGCGGCGAGCGGCAGATTGATGCCGTGGGCGCTCCCCCAAGGAGTCCGCTTCCTGGCGTTTCTGGGCGGAGCGCTAATCCTGTCGCGCCTTTCCGAACAACAGCTCAAGGATATCGCCTGGCCGATCTACCTGCTGCTCCTGTTATTGCTGTTCGGAGTGGAGGCGTTAGGCGCGGTGAGCGGCGGCAGCCGCCGCTGGCTGGATCTCAAGATCATCCGGTTGCAACCCTCCGAACTGATGAAGCCGGCGATCGTGCTCGTGCTGGCGCGCTTTTACGACATGATGCCGGCGGCAGAGGTTCGGCGTTTCTCCGCCATCTGGCCGGCAGCGCTGCTGATCGGCGCGCCGTTCCTGCTCGTACTCGTCCAGCCGGACCTCGGCACCGCGCTGATGATAGCATTTGGTGGTGTGGTCGCCATGTACCTGGCGGGCGTGCCGAAGCGACTGTTCATCGGCGCGGCGGTGGCGGTGGCCGCGCTGACGCCAATCGCATTGCATGCGATGCACGATTATCAGCGTCGCCGGATCGAGATCTTCCTCAGCCCGGAAAGCGACCCGCTCGGCGCCGGCTACCATATCATCCAGTCCCAGATCGCGATCGGGTCAGGCGGAATCACCGGCAAGGGCTTCCTGCGCGGCACCCAGAGCCACCTCGACTATCTGCCCGAAGGCCATACCGATTTTGTGTTCGCCACGATGGCGGAGGAATGGGGCCTGTTGGGAGGCCTTGGCATCATTCTCGCTTATGGCTTCGTGATTGGCTGGGGGATGCGCGTGGCGATGCGAGCGCGCTCGCGCTTCGGCCGGATTGCGGGTGCTGGCCTCGCCTCGACCATCTTCTTCTACGTGGCGATCAACCTGCTGATGGTGATGGGGCTGGCGCCCGTGGTCGGCATACCGTTGCCGTTGGTGTCGTTCGGCGGCTCGGCGATGATGACGGTGCTTATCTGCCTTGGCTTGCTGATGGCGATCGACCGCCAGGGCCGCGCGCGCAACCGCTGA
- the mrdA gene encoding penicillin-binding protein 2, protein MSRFKRPGRVITEQSLVFSFTRRALVLGGAQAAVGALLGGRMAWLAIAERDKYDRLAESNRVQSQIIPPRRGWIIDRNGKPIAVNKTSFRVDLIPDRLQDPDRAIDELRHILNLSREDVERIKDALDKAPGYQPVPVIEGLDYERFAAVSLRQAELPGVAPTSGFTRAYPAGAAVGHLCGYVGPASAEDYQKTHDPLLVTPGFKLGKEGLEKVMEPWLRGRAGAKRTEVTAHGRLVQELTTRPEEMGHTLRLTIDAGLQEFAARRIGPNSGSVTVVDCETGGLLAMCSMPSYDPNSFTDGISQNEWAMLSGNDHLPLMNKTLLGLYPPGSTVKPMNALALLRWGVDAEETVNCPGYFRVGSSLFHCWRPRGHGAIDMRRAIQQSCDVYFYTMARRIGIDKLAQTARQLSLGEKFDIPATLQRYGTYPDSAWKQRRYKTDWTTADTINASIGQGYVLTNPLQLAVMAARIASGRALAPRLIVNKRYATPQGPSFNVPSEHLEVVHRGMRDVINTGGAGTAGASRLPVAGVEMAGKTGSAQVRRISMADRRAGRAHALGTAGEWKLRDHGHFIGFAPVEQPKYAIGVTLEHAGHGAAAAQVARDVMTWLFAPDRAMTNLAAFERQWGGDIATRMAADAQRWQAQQEGTPAPAPADDAAAEAPSQEQPD, encoded by the coding sequence GTGAGCCGCTTCAAGCGCCCGGGCCGGGTGATCACCGAGCAATCCCTGGTGTTCAGCTTCACGCGCCGCGCGCTCGTCCTGGGGGGCGCGCAGGCGGCGGTCGGTGCGCTGCTGGGCGGCCGCATGGCGTGGCTGGCAATCGCAGAGCGCGACAAATATGACCGCCTGGCTGAATCCAACCGCGTCCAGAGCCAGATCATCCCGCCGCGTCGCGGCTGGATAATCGACCGCAATGGCAAGCCGATCGCGGTCAACAAGACCAGCTTCCGCGTCGATCTCATCCCCGATCGGCTGCAGGACCCCGATCGCGCCATCGACGAGCTGCGCCACATTTTGAATCTGAGCCGCGAAGATGTGGAGCGGATCAAGGACGCACTCGACAAGGCGCCGGGCTATCAGCCCGTGCCGGTGATCGAAGGGCTGGATTATGAGCGCTTCGCCGCGGTCAGCCTGCGTCAGGCCGAACTGCCGGGCGTCGCGCCGACCAGCGGCTTCACCCGAGCTTATCCGGCGGGTGCCGCAGTCGGCCATCTGTGCGGCTATGTCGGGCCGGCTTCGGCCGAAGATTACCAGAAGACCCACGATCCGCTGCTTGTCACGCCGGGCTTCAAGCTCGGCAAGGAAGGGCTGGAGAAGGTGATGGAGCCGTGGCTGCGCGGACGGGCCGGCGCCAAGCGCACTGAGGTGACGGCGCACGGCCGGCTTGTTCAGGAATTGACGACGCGGCCAGAAGAAATGGGCCACACGCTGCGCCTGACGATCGATGCCGGGCTGCAGGAGTTCGCCGCGCGCCGGATCGGCCCGAATAGCGGTTCGGTGACGGTGGTGGATTGCGAGACCGGCGGGCTGCTCGCCATGTGTTCGATGCCGTCCTACGACCCCAACAGCTTCACCGACGGCATCAGCCAGAACGAATGGGCGATGCTATCGGGCAACGACCATCTGCCGCTGATGAACAAGACTTTGCTCGGCCTCTATCCCCCCGGTTCGACGGTCAAGCCGATGAACGCGCTGGCGCTGCTGCGGTGGGGCGTGGACGCGGAGGAGACAGTGAATTGCCCCGGCTATTTCCGCGTCGGCAGCTCGCTCTTCCATTGCTGGCGGCCGCGTGGCCATGGCGCGATCGACATGCGTCGCGCGATCCAGCAATCATGCGACGTCTATTTCTACACAATGGCGCGGCGCATCGGCATCGACAAATTGGCCCAGACGGCGAGGCAGCTCAGCCTGGGCGAAAAGTTCGATATTCCGGCAACGTTGCAGCGCTATGGCACCTATCCCGACAGCGCCTGGAAGCAGCGCCGCTATAAGACTGACTGGACAACGGCAGACACGATCAACGCCTCGATCGGACAGGGTTACGTGCTGACCAATCCGCTGCAATTGGCGGTGATGGCGGCGCGCATCGCCAGCGGCCGCGCGCTCGCGCCACGCCTGATCGTCAACAAGCGCTATGCTACCCCCCAAGGTCCGTCGTTCAACGTTCCGTCGGAGCATCTGGAGGTCGTGCATCGCGGGATGCGCGACGTGATCAACACCGGCGGCGCGGGCACGGCGGGCGCGTCGCGCCTGCCGGTCGCGGGGGTGGAGATGGCGGGCAAGACCGGTAGTGCGCAGGTGCGGCGCATCAGCATGGCCGATCGCCGCGCGGGGCGAGCCCACGCGCTCGGCACGGCGGGAGAGTGGAAGCTGCGCGACCATGGCCATTTCATCGGCTTCGCACCGGTCGAGCAGCCCAAATATGCGATCGGCGTCACGCTCGAGCATGCCGGCCATGGCGCGGCGGCGGCACAGGTTGCCCGCGACGTCATGACCTGGCTGTTCGCTCCCGATCGGGCGATGACCAACCTCGCCGCGTTCGAGCGGCAATGGGGCGGTGACATCGCCACGCGCATGGCCGCCGACGCGCAGCGCTGGCAGGCCCAACAGGAGGGTACGCCGGCGCCCGCTCCTGCCGACGATGCGGCAGCGGAAGCGCCGAGCCAGGAGCAACCCGATTGA
- a CDS encoding rod shape-determining protein MreD, translating into MTILESDLLGRPSAFRLQGLPIASTLIASCIGLLPFVASAPVIPPFGLLMALGWRLLRPELWPAWTALPLGLADDLIVGAPPGTAMTLWTITFLGIDLVDSRPMWRDHWLDWWIAALAISWCALGTWATGRFVSGGGAFWPMIPPTLIAILAFPPIARLCATLDRWRLRT; encoded by the coding sequence ATGACCATCCTCGAATCGGACCTGCTCGGCCGGCCGTCCGCCTTTCGGCTGCAAGGTTTACCGATCGCGTCGACCTTGATCGCATCCTGCATCGGACTGCTGCCATTCGTAGCGAGCGCGCCGGTGATTCCGCCGTTCGGATTGCTGATGGCGCTCGGCTGGCGCCTGCTGCGCCCCGAATTGTGGCCCGCCTGGACGGCCTTGCCGCTGGGCCTGGCCGACGATCTCATTGTCGGCGCGCCTCCGGGTACGGCGATGACATTATGGACCATCACGTTCCTGGGCATCGACCTGGTCGACAGCCGGCCGATGTGGCGCGACCATTGGCTCGATTGGTGGATCGCCGCGCTCGCCATATCGTGGTGCGCGCTTGGCACCTGGGCGACCGGCCGGTTCGTTTCCGGCGGCGGCGCTTTTTGGCCGATGATCCCACCGACATTGATAGCGATCCTCGCCTTTCCGCCGATTGCGCGGTTGTGCGCCACCTTGGACCGCTGGCGACTGCGGACGTGA